The DNA window TCGTCTTCGATGCCGGTCCGACGGTGATCACGGCGCCGTTCCTGTTCGAGGAGCTGTGGGCGCTGTGTGGTCGGAAGCTGTCGGATGACGTGGAGCTGCGGCCGGTGACGCCGTTCTACCGGATCCGGTTTCACGACGGCGAGACCTTCGATTACACGGGCGACGCCGCGGCGATGCGTGACGAGGTGCGGCGTCTGTCGCCAGGCGACGTGGAGGGGTACGAGGCGTTCGTCCGGACGAGCGAGGAGATCTTCCGCGTGGGCTTCGAGCAGCTCGCGCATGTGCCGTTCGGCTCGTGGAAGGACATGGCGCGCATCGTGCCCGACATGGTGAAGCTCGAGAGCTACCGGACGGTGTACGGGCTGGTGTCGAAGTACGTGAAGGATGAGCGGCTCAGGCAGGTGCTCAGCTTTCACCCGCTCCTGGTGGGGGGGAATCCGTTCTCCACGACGTCGATCTACAGCTTGATCGCGTTCCTCGAGCGGCGGTGGGGGGTGCACTTCCCGGTGGGCGGGACGGGGGCGCTGGTGAACGGCCTGGTGTCGTTGATCGAGGGGCTCGGTGGGGAGGTGCGCTGCAACGCGGAGGTGCGGCGGATCCTGGTGGAGCAGGGGCGCGCGAAGGGGGTGGTGCTGACGTCGGGTGAGACGGTGCTCTCGGACGTGGTGGTGTCGAATGCCGACTCGGCCTGGACCTACCGTCACCTGGTGCCGCCGGAGCACCGGAAGCGGTGGACGGATGCCCGCATCGAGCGGCAGCGGTACTCGATGAGCCTCTTCGTGTGGTACTTCGGCACGAAGCGGCAGTACGAGGACGTCAAGCACCACACGATCCTGCTGGGGCCGCGCTACAAGGGCCTGCTCGACGACATCTTCCAGAGGCACGTGCTCGCCGACGATTTCAGTCTCTATCTGCACCGGCCGAC is part of the Chondromyces crocatus genome and encodes:
- a CDS encoding phytoene desaturase; the protein is MRSGSEGSGKATRSPRAVVIGSGFGGLAAAVRLGARGYQVTVLDKLDAPGGRAYVHHQDGFVFDAGPTVITAPFLFEELWALCGRKLSDDVELRPVTPFYRIRFHDGETFDYTGDAAAMRDEVRRLSPGDVEGYEAFVRTSEEIFRVGFEQLAHVPFGSWKDMARIVPDMVKLESYRTVYGLVSKYVKDERLRQVLSFHPLLVGGNPFSTTSIYSLIAFLERRWGVHFPVGGTGALVNGLVSLIEGLGGEVRCNAEVRRILVEQGRAKGVVLTSGETVLSDVVVSNADSAWTYRHLVPPEHRKRWTDARIERQRYSMSLFVWYFGTKRQYEDVKHHTILLGPRYKGLLDDIFQRHVLADDFSLYLHRPTATDPGLAPPGCDTFYVLSPVPNLLSKTNWATMQEAYRASVARLLEKTVLPGLSEAIVTSRLLTPQDFQDRLLSFRGAAFGVEPVLTQSAYFRPHNASEDVEGLYLVGAGTHPGAGLPGVLSSARVLDSVVPDASSIV